The following proteins are co-located in the Telopea speciosissima isolate NSW1024214 ecotype Mountain lineage chromosome 9, Tspe_v1, whole genome shotgun sequence genome:
- the LOC122640823 gene encoding non-classical arabinogalactan protein 30-like, which yields MGFASMKIFVVLQLLLVLLSSVSAGEPFDKAHPPKPFHMPHPIHHSTPPSYAPAPSPTDHHHHHYHHYSHPPSHAPSHSPHSNRKLVAVQGVVYCKSCKYSGSETLTDATAFSDAVVKLVCYNRKHVTEVEGKTDKNGYFFIEAPKTVSTYGVHKCKVFLVSSPKLTCSLKTNLHGGVTGATLMYEKTKTPLSYALYSVGPFAFDPPKC from the exons ATGGGTTTTGCTTCAATGAAGATTTTTGTTGTTCTTCAGCTTTTATTGGTCTTGTTGAGTAGTGTCAGTGCAGGAGAGCCATTCGATAAGGCTCACCCACCGAAACCATTTCATATGCCACACCCTATTCATCATTCAACTCCACCTAGTTACGCACCAGCTCCTTCTCCTaccgaccaccaccaccaccactaccaccactacTCTCACCCTCCGAGTCACGCACCGAGTCATTCTCCTCATTCCAATAGAAAGCTTGTCGCTGTGCAAGGTGTTGTTTACTGTAAGTCATGCAAGTACTCAGGCAGTGAAACCCTTACCGACGCTACTGCCTTCTCAG ATGCGGTTGTTAAACTAGTGTGTTACAACAGAAAGCACGTTACGGAAGTAGAGGGAAAGACAGACAAGAACGGCTACTTCTTCATAGAAGCACCAAAGACTGTGAGCACCTACGGAGTTCACAAATGCAAGGTGTTCTTGGTTTCATCACCCAAACTTACGTGCAGTCTGAAGACTAACCTTCACGGTGGAGTTACTGGAGCTACCTTGATGTACGAAAAGACCAAAACGCCACTCTCCTATGCACTCTATAGTGTTGGACCTTTTGCCTTTGACCCACCCAAGTGTTAA